One part of the Cellvibrionales bacterium genome encodes these proteins:
- a CDS encoding fumarate hydratase — protein sequence MTAIRQEDLIASVADALQFISYYHPVDFVQAMHKAYEREQNPAAKDAIAQILINSRMCATGHRPICQDTGIVTVFVKIGMSVRWDDATMSVDDMINEGVRRAYLQPDNILRASILADPAGKRQNTKDNTPAVIHYQFVPGNTVEVDIAAKGGGSENKSKMAMLNPSDSIVDWVLKTVPTMGAGWCPPGMLGIGIGGTAEKAAVLAKEVLMEDIDIYDLMARGPQNRIEELRLELFEKVNQLGIGAQGLGGLTTVLDVKIKDYPTHAASLPVCMIPNCAATRHTHFVLDGSGPALQTPPSIDAWPEISWNTDSSRRVNLDALTKADIADWKSGETLLLSGKMLTGRDAAHKKMVDMIAKGEELPVDLTNRFIYYVGPVDPVRDEVVGPAGPTTATRMDKFTRTMLEKTGLIGMIGKSERGPIAIEAIKDNQAVYLMAVGGAAYLVSKAITAAKVLAFPELGMEAIYEFEVKDMPVTVAVDMNGVSIHTTGPQIWEQKIRTEHLQVV from the coding sequence ATGACTGCTATTCGCCAAGAAGATTTGATTGCCAGCGTCGCCGATGCTCTGCAGTTCATCTCCTACTACCACCCAGTCGATTTTGTGCAGGCGATGCACAAAGCCTATGAGCGCGAACAAAACCCTGCTGCCAAAGATGCTATCGCGCAAATTCTGATCAACTCGCGCATGTGCGCGACAGGACATCGCCCGATCTGCCAAGACACCGGCATCGTCACGGTATTTGTCAAAATTGGCATGAGCGTCCGCTGGGATGACGCCACCATGAGCGTAGACGACATGATCAACGAGGGCGTGCGCCGCGCCTATTTGCAACCGGACAACATCCTGCGCGCCTCTATCCTTGCCGACCCCGCCGGCAAGCGGCAAAACACCAAAGACAACACTCCCGCCGTCATTCACTACCAGTTTGTACCCGGCAACACCGTCGAAGTAGATATCGCAGCCAAAGGCGGTGGCTCGGAAAACAAATCCAAAATGGCAATGTTGAATCCCTCCGACTCCATCGTGGATTGGGTGCTGAAAACAGTGCCGACCATGGGCGCCGGCTGGTGCCCGCCGGGCATGCTGGGTATCGGCATCGGCGGCACCGCAGAAAAAGCGGCTGTACTGGCCAAAGAAGTGTTGATGGAAGACATCGACATTTACGACTTGATGGCGCGCGGCCCACAAAACCGCATCGAAGAATTGCGTTTGGAACTGTTTGAAAAAGTGAACCAACTGGGCATTGGCGCGCAGGGTCTAGGCGGCTTGACGACCGTGTTGGATGTAAAAATCAAAGACTACCCCACGCACGCCGCCTCTCTGCCGGTATGCATGATTCCCAACTGCGCCGCCACGCGCCACACCCATTTTGTGCTCGACGGCTCTGGCCCTGCACTGCAAACGCCACCCTCCATCGACGCGTGGCCAGAAATTTCTTGGAATACCGACAGCTCGCGCCGCGTCAACTTGGACGCACTCACCAAGGCCGACATCGCCGATTGGAAATCCGGTGAAACGCTGCTGCTCTCCGGCAAGATGCTCACCGGCCGCGATGCTGCGCACAAGAAAATGGTGGATATGATCGCCAAAGGTGAGGAGCTGCCAGTCGATCTCACCAACCGCTTCATCTACTATGTTGGTCCCGTGGATCCCGTGCGCGACGAAGTTGTAGGTCCCGCCGGCCCCACCACTGCCACGCGCATGGACAAATTCACACGCACCATGCTGGAAAAAACTGGCTTGATTGGCATGATCGGCAAATCCGAGCGCGGCCCCATCGCCATCGAAGCCATCAAAGACAACCAAGCCGTGTATTTAATGGCTGTCGGCGGTGCCGCTTATCTCGTTTCCAAAGCCATTACCGCCGCCAAAGTGTTGGCGTTTCCAGAACTGGGCATGGAGGCGATTTACGAATTTGAAGTGAAAGACATGCCAGTCACGGTAGCGGTGGATATGAACGGTGTTTCGATACACACCACCGGCCCGCAAATATGGGAACAAAAAATCCGCACGGAACACTTGCAAGTAGTCTGA
- a CDS encoding trans-2-enoyl-CoA reductase family protein — protein MIIHPKVRGFICTNAHPKGCAANVRQQIDYVRQQGSIATGPKNVLVIGASTGYGLASRITAAFACGAKTLGVFFEKEPDEKRTGTAGWYNAAAFHQAATQAGLYAKHINGDAFSDEIKQKTIDTIKADMGKVDLVIYSLASPRRQHPKTGVVHGSVLKPIGQSVTQRGVNTDKQIVEEVTLPAASEEEIANTVAVMGGEDWQMWIEALLAADVLAEGAQTTAYTYLGEKLTWDIYWNGTIGAAKKDLDRTRTVIDEKLSVVHGKSYVSVLKALVTQASAAIPIMPLYLSLLYKVMKEKGGHEGCIEQIYRLFHDELFSSARQLDAEGRLRVDDKELRPEVQDAVAALWPVVTTENLYQLTDFQGYKDEFLKLFGFGFAEVNYDEDVSSVVELPLV, from the coding sequence ATGATCATTCATCCTAAAGTCCGTGGTTTTATCTGCACCAATGCGCATCCGAAGGGTTGTGCTGCCAATGTGCGTCAACAAATTGACTATGTGCGTCAGCAAGGCAGCATTGCCACTGGCCCCAAAAATGTTTTGGTGATCGGTGCGTCAACCGGTTATGGCTTGGCATCGCGCATTACAGCCGCGTTTGCTTGCGGTGCAAAAACGCTGGGTGTGTTTTTTGAAAAAGAACCGGATGAAAAGCGCACCGGCACAGCTGGTTGGTATAACGCCGCAGCTTTTCATCAAGCTGCAACGCAAGCGGGTTTGTACGCCAAACACATCAATGGCGATGCGTTTTCCGATGAAATCAAACAAAAAACTATCGACACCATCAAAGCCGATATGGGCAAGGTCGATTTGGTGATTTACAGCTTGGCATCGCCGCGTCGTCAGCACCCCAAAACAGGTGTGGTGCATGGCTCGGTGTTGAAGCCGATTGGTCAGTCTGTGACGCAGCGCGGTGTTAATACCGACAAGCAAATTGTGGAAGAGGTGACCCTGCCCGCAGCCAGCGAAGAAGAAATTGCCAACACCGTGGCGGTAATGGGCGGCGAAGATTGGCAGATGTGGATAGAAGCGCTGCTTGCTGCGGATGTGTTGGCGGAAGGCGCGCAGACCACGGCTTACACCTATCTGGGTGAAAAATTGACTTGGGATATTTATTGGAATGGCACGATTGGTGCGGCGAAAAAAGATTTGGATCGCACGCGCACGGTGATTGATGAAAAGCTGTCTGTCGTTCACGGCAAATCGTATGTGTCGGTACTCAAAGCGCTGGTGACGCAGGCGAGTGCGGCGATTCCCATCATGCCGCTGTATTTGTCTCTGCTCTACAAGGTGATGAAAGAAAAAGGCGGCCATGAAGGTTGTATCGAACAGATTTATCGTTTGTTTCACGATGAATTGTTTAGCTCTGCGCGCCAGTTAGATGCCGAAGGGCGTCTGCGTGTGGATGACAAAGAATTGCGCCCGGAAGTACAGGATGCCGTTGCAGCATTATGGCCAGTGGTGACCACTGAAAACCTGTATCAATTGACAGATTTCCAAGGCTACAAAGATGAGTTCCTCAAGCTGTTTGGCTTCGGTTTTGCCGAGGTAAATTACGATGAGGACGTTAGCTCCGTGGTGGAGCTGCCGCTGGTTTAA
- a CDS encoding MBL fold metallo-hydrolase yields the protein MAELRSGELVQLSPLVRRLTANNPSAMTGAGTNCYLIGTDELAILDPGPADPVHIEAILAAVGAAKVRWIVVTHTHPDHSPAAAYLAQQTGAELVGAVLEQDPHQDVSFTVQRNIRHGDRVLGEGFTLEAIATPGHVANHFCYLLQEEGALFTGDHIMEGSTVVIVPPGGDMADYLHSLALLKQYPVHSLLPGHGDVMHEPWAVIDGLIAHRLQREQKVIAVLRALGKGTIGEITPAVYDNVDASLHWLAEISLWAHLLKLDKEGRARRGGDFEQQAFNTQCWYWVAENTDLVLENREAAHYNSPPNSSP from the coding sequence ATGGCCGAGCTCAGGTCTGGCGAACTGGTGCAGTTGTCGCCGCTGGTGCGGCGGTTGACGGCCAATAACCCGAGTGCCATGACGGGTGCCGGTACCAATTGCTATCTGATCGGCACGGATGAACTGGCGATTTTGGATCCGGGCCCTGCCGATCCCGTGCATATCGAGGCGATTTTGGCGGCAGTGGGTGCGGCTAAAGTGCGCTGGATCGTCGTCACCCACACGCATCCCGATCACTCTCCTGCAGCTGCTTACCTGGCGCAGCAGACGGGTGCTGAATTGGTTGGCGCGGTGTTGGAGCAAGATCCTCATCAAGATGTCAGTTTCACGGTGCAGCGCAATATTCGCCACGGCGATCGCGTGCTGGGTGAAGGGTTCACCTTAGAGGCGATCGCCACCCCTGGCCATGTTGCCAACCATTTCTGTTATCTGCTGCAAGAAGAGGGCGCTCTGTTCACTGGCGATCACATCATGGAGGGGTCAACTGTGGTTATCGTGCCGCCCGGTGGCGATATGGCGGACTATCTGCACTCTTTGGCATTGCTGAAGCAGTATCCGGTGCATAGTTTGTTGCCTGGGCACGGTGATGTGATGCACGAGCCTTGGGCAGTGATTGACGGGTTGATTGCACACCGTTTGCAGCGTGAGCAGAAGGTAATTGCCGTATTGCGTGCACTGGGGAAGGGCACGATAGGCGAGATCACGCCGGCGGTGTATGACAATGTAGATGCCAGTCTGCATTGGTTGGCCGAAATATCCTTGTGGGCGCATTTGTTGAAGTTAGATAAAGAGGGGCGAGCGCGACGCGGAGGAGATTTTGAGCAGCAAGCATTCAACACCCAGTGTTGGTATTGGGTGGCAGAAAATACTGATTTAGTGCTTGAAAACAGGGAAGCTGCTCACTACAATTCGCCACCCAATTCCAGCCCCTGA
- the rplM gene encoding 50S ribosomal protein L13 — protein sequence MKTISANAQTAQHDWYVVDANNLVLGRLAAELARRLRGKHKPEFTPHCDTGDYIVVVNAEKVRVTGAKSKDKVYYSHSNFPGGLKEITFEKLIDRAPERAIELAVKGMLPRGPLGRAMFKKLKVYAGTEHPHGAQQPQALSL from the coding sequence ATGAAGACGATCAGCGCCAATGCGCAGACAGCACAACACGACTGGTATGTAGTAGATGCCAACAATTTGGTACTCGGTCGCTTGGCGGCAGAGCTGGCGCGCCGCTTGCGTGGCAAGCACAAGCCTGAGTTCACTCCACATTGCGATACGGGCGACTACATTGTTGTGGTCAACGCAGAAAAAGTGCGTGTGACCGGCGCCAAGAGCAAAGACAAGGTTTACTACAGCCACAGTAACTTCCCGGGTGGCTTGAAAGAAATTACTTTTGAAAAGCTGATCGATCGTGCGCCAGAGCGTGCTATTGAGTTGGCTGTGAAGGGTATGTTGCCGCGCGGGCCGCTGGGTCGCGCAATGTTCAAAAAACTCAAAGTTTATGCTGGCACTGAGCACCCACATGGTGCGCAACAGCCACAAGCACTTTCACTGTAA
- the rpsI gene encoding 30S ribosomal protein S9: protein MAVQQAVKQNYGTGRRKTATARVFIKAGSGNIVINDRTLENYFGREVARMIVRQPLVLTGLDQKLDLKITVTGGGSFGQAGAIRHGITRALMEYDESLRGALREAGYVTRDSREVERKKVGLRKARKRPQYSKR, encoded by the coding sequence ATGGCTGTGCAGCAGGCAGTAAAGCAAAACTACGGAACAGGTCGTCGTAAGACCGCAACAGCGCGTGTTTTTATTAAAGCGGGCAGCGGCAATATCGTTATCAACGACCGCACTTTGGAAAATTACTTTGGTCGCGAAGTGGCGCGCATGATCGTGCGTCAGCCTCTGGTGTTGACTGGTTTGGATCAGAAGTTAGATCTAAAAATCACCGTCACTGGCGGTGGTAGCTTTGGTCAGGCGGGCGCGATCCGCCACGGCATTACGCGCGCGTTGATGGAATACGACGAGAGCTTGCGCGGCGCATTGCGTGAAGCAGGGTATGTTACTCGTGATTCGCGTGAAGTGGAGCGTAAGAAAGTGGGTCTACGCAAAGCGCGTAAGCGTCCACAGTACTCCAAGCGTTAA
- the petA gene encoding ubiquinol-cytochrome c reductase iron-sulfur subunit produces the protein MSNDGVNHARRRFLTVATTGVGVAGAGFVVTPFVGSWNPSAKAKSAGAPVKANISKLEDGQMAAFEWQGKPVYVVRRTSTMVSDLAKLVSQLKDPESLKSEQPAYCKNEHRSIKDNIFVVVGLCTHLGCAPKFRPEVAPEDLGKDWVGGFFCPCHGSKFDLAGRVLQNVPAPTNLSVPAYRFDSDSVIVIGEDQKGAA, from the coding sequence ATGAGTAATGACGGTGTAAACCACGCGCGACGCCGCTTCCTTACCGTTGCCACCACAGGTGTCGGCGTTGCTGGAGCTGGCTTTGTCGTTACCCCTTTTGTCGGATCTTGGAATCCCAGTGCTAAGGCCAAATCGGCTGGCGCACCAGTAAAGGCAAATATCAGCAAATTAGAAGATGGGCAGATGGCCGCATTTGAGTGGCAGGGTAAGCCGGTCTATGTCGTGCGCCGAACATCAACCATGGTGTCTGATTTAGCGAAGCTAGTTAGTCAGCTGAAAGATCCAGAATCTTTGAAGTCTGAGCAGCCTGCTTATTGCAAAAACGAGCACCGTTCCATCAAGGACAATATTTTTGTAGTGGTGGGGCTCTGCACACACTTGGGTTGTGCGCCGAAGTTTCGCCCGGAAGTTGCCCCAGAAGATTTGGGTAAAGATTGGGTGGGCGGATTTTTTTGCCCTTGTCATGGTTCTAAATTCGATTTAGCTGGACGCGTTCTACAGAATGTTCCAGCGCCGACAAATCTATCCGTCCCAGCTTATCGTTTTGATAGCGATAGCGTGATTGTGATTGGTGAAGATCAGAAGGGGGCAGCATGA
- a CDS encoding glutathione S-transferase N-terminal domain-containing protein — MSVITRRSTMALFSDGASHLSHCVRIVLAEKDITVEIIDTHPSDIPEEVSEHNPYNSLPTLVDRELALYDAWVMMEYLDERFPHPPLLPVYPVTRAQTRLLHKRMDKDWGALIAAIEQGDKATANKAAKELKDTLTAIAPIFNEKPYFMNDELTLVDCCLVPILWRLPALGIDLPNNKQTKPLHDYMERMFKRRAFRDSLSEQEKEMRPDRVEHK; from the coding sequence ATGTCAGTAATTACTCGTCGTTCTACGATGGCTTTGTTTTCGGACGGTGCTAGCCACCTCAGCCACTGCGTGCGGATTGTGCTGGCAGAAAAAGACATTACCGTTGAAATTATCGATACGCATCCATCAGATATTCCGGAAGAAGTTTCTGAACACAATCCATACAACAGTCTGCCTACTTTGGTGGATCGCGAGCTGGCGTTGTATGACGCATGGGTAATGATGGAATATCTTGATGAGCGCTTCCCGCATCCACCACTATTGCCTGTGTATCCCGTTACGCGTGCGCAAACACGCCTGCTGCACAAACGCATGGATAAAGATTGGGGTGCTTTGATTGCCGCTATTGAGCAGGGTGATAAAGCAACAGCGAATAAAGCGGCCAAAGAACTGAAAGATACTCTGACTGCCATTGCACCTATTTTCAACGAAAAGCCGTATTTCATGAATGATGAATTGACGCTGGTTGATTGTTGTTTGGTGCCTATTTTGTGGCGCTTGCCGGCTTTGGGTATCGATTTGCCTAACAACAAGCAGACTAAACCGCTTCATGATTACATGGAGCGCATGTTCAAACGCCGCGCATTTCGAGACAGTCTTTCTGAGCAAGAAAAAGAAATGCGTCCAGATCGCGTAGAGCACAAATAA
- a CDS encoding ClpXP protease specificity-enhancing factor: MLSSKPYLLRALHEWILDNHCTPHIVVDALLHGVVVPTEHIKDGQIVLNVSPSAVVGLSLGLEEISFNARFGGVARNICVPIYSVLGIYARENGQGMMFPPEDIPEPDPSGGGGGDANKTTPARPTLRVVK, translated from the coding sequence ATGTTATCCAGTAAACCGTATCTGTTGCGGGCACTGCACGAATGGATACTTGATAATCACTGCACGCCACACATCGTAGTTGATGCATTGTTGCACGGCGTTGTGGTGCCAACGGAGCACATCAAGGATGGTCAGATTGTGTTGAATGTTTCGCCTTCGGCCGTTGTTGGTTTGTCGTTAGGGTTGGAAGAGATTTCTTTTAATGCGCGTTTTGGTGGTGTGGCGAGAAATATCTGTGTGCCGATTTATTCCGTGCTCGGTATTTACGCGCGAGAGAATGGACAAGGGATGATGTTTCCGCCTGAAGATATTCCAGAGCCTGATCCTTCAGGTGGCGGTGGTGGTGATGCCAACAAAACAACACCTGCGCGCCCAACATTACGGGTGGTCAAATAG
- the rpoE gene encoding RNA polymerase sigma factor RpoE → MVEPAVRDSDEQLVARVQKGDKRSFDLLVLKYQHKVLALVRRYVKDHAEAEDVAQESFVKAYRAIGSFRGDSAFYTWLYRIAVNTAKNALDARKRRPASDVDIDEVEDYAFSDALRVEENPENLLATQDVHRVVQEVLANLPEELRRALELREFDGLAYEEIAAVMACPIGTVRSRIFRAREAIDEAIRPLLET, encoded by the coding sequence ATGGTAGAGCCTGCCGTTCGCGATTCGGACGAGCAACTCGTCGCTAGAGTGCAAAAAGGCGACAAGCGCAGCTTTGATTTGCTCGTACTCAAGTATCAACACAAAGTGTTGGCCTTGGTGCGTCGCTATGTAAAAGATCACGCCGAAGCGGAGGATGTGGCGCAGGAGTCGTTTGTTAAAGCGTATCGTGCCATCGGTAGTTTTCGTGGTGATAGTGCTTTCTACACTTGGCTTTATCGTATTGCTGTAAACACCGCAAAAAATGCGCTGGATGCGCGTAAGCGCCGCCCTGCATCCGATGTTGATATCGATGAAGTGGAAGACTATGCGTTCAGTGATGCTCTGCGCGTTGAGGAAAACCCTGAAAATTTGCTAGCGACACAAGATGTGCATCGTGTGGTGCAGGAAGTGTTGGCAAACTTGCCAGAGGAGTTGCGCCGAGCGTTGGAACTGCGTGAGTTCGACGGTCTAGCCTACGAAGAGATTGCCGCGGTGATGGCCTGCCCCATTGGTACGGTGCGCTCGCGCATTTTTCGTGCGCGTGAGGCCATTGATGAGGCTATCCGTCCTCTGCTGGAAACATAG
- a CDS encoding sigma-E factor negative regulatory protein, which translates to MPSNSQSPFDKFESLSAVMDGAGHELELHRLLTECSGDEALRKHWARYQLASAALHKQPLALSDSLTFADSVRRAIDAEGESARGNDAVRGLSALHASRKVVARVAVAASVAMVVVIGAQWQQTSPEAVQQVAGMTPTGQRIKHSISVPAQKTLVGTLGVENIFAQSGGAQGMRMNNPQGFENAALKTDRSKVPLINTAEQSFPRK; encoded by the coding sequence ATGCCATCCAACTCCCAGTCTCCTTTTGATAAGTTTGAGTCTCTGTCTGCCGTCATGGACGGTGCTGGCCATGAGTTGGAGCTGCACCGACTGTTGACAGAGTGTTCAGGTGATGAGGCGTTGCGCAAGCATTGGGCGCGGTATCAGCTCGCGTCGGCTGCGCTACACAAGCAGCCACTTGCGTTAAGTGATTCGCTCACTTTCGCAGACTCTGTGCGCCGCGCTATTGATGCAGAAGGAGAGAGTGCTCGCGGCAATGATGCAGTGCGTGGTCTTTCGGCATTGCATGCTAGCCGAAAGGTGGTAGCGAGGGTCGCCGTGGCGGCTTCTGTGGCGATGGTGGTGGTGATAGGTGCGCAGTGGCAGCAGACTAGTCCTGAAGCAGTGCAGCAAGTGGCAGGCATGACTCCAACTGGGCAGCGCATTAAGCACAGCATTTCCGTACCTGCGCAAAAAACTTTGGTAGGGACGCTGGGCGTGGAAAATATTTTTGCACAGTCTGGTGGTGCACAGGGTATGCGAATGAATAATCCACAAGGATTTGAAAATGCAGCGCTAAAAACAGACAGAAGCAAAGTGCCTTTAATTAACACTGCGGAGCAGAGTTTTCCCAGAAAGTAG
- a CDS encoding trypsin-like peptidase domain-containing protein — protein MSSEKFFIAHQCKFIASLFFFIVAYLFSAAAFSAELPDFTALVEKSSPAVVKIQIETLSGYHLSQREMTAGKNRAEVLGLGSGFIIESDGYILTNYHVIKDADKIVVRMNDRREFDAEVVGSDSRSDIALLKVNASDLPVLKLDASDKLKVGEWVLAIGSPFGLDYSVSQGIVSAIGRSLPNGENENYVPFIQTDVAINPGNSGGPLFNLVGDVVGINSQIFSRTGGSMGLSFAIPASVVRNVVAQLKDKGYVTRGWLVVSIQEVDRSLAASFGLSKPEGALVAQVVAGGPADKAGVTEGDIIMAFEGKPVLFAEDLSHLVGQVTPHSKAELVLVRHGQQQTMRVDVGELSDRHADTSRRAVHKARRDDIQGALGIQVSPLDAQQAAQLNTTTGGVLVRAIRRGSAAEKAGLQPGDVIVQLGFANVENPAALQQIISSLAAGSIQPIRFFRAGQPIFRSIVMP, from the coding sequence ATGTCCAGTGAAAAGTTTTTTATTGCACATCAATGCAAATTCATCGCATCACTCTTTTTTTTCATAGTGGCATATTTGTTTTCCGCAGCAGCTTTTTCGGCAGAGTTGCCAGATTTCACGGCCTTGGTAGAAAAAAGCTCACCGGCAGTCGTTAAAATTCAAATCGAAACCCTGTCGGGGTATCACCTGTCACAGCGAGAAATGACAGCGGGTAAAAATCGTGCAGAAGTGCTGGGTTTAGGGTCTGGGTTTATCATTGAATCAGATGGCTACATCTTGACGAACTATCACGTTATCAAGGATGCAGACAAAATTGTTGTGCGCATGAATGATCGGCGCGAATTTGATGCAGAAGTGGTCGGTAGCGATTCGCGTTCAGATATTGCATTGCTAAAAGTGAATGCAAGTGATTTGCCGGTGTTGAAGTTGGATGCCAGTGACAAGCTCAAAGTGGGAGAGTGGGTATTGGCGATAGGCTCACCGTTTGGATTGGATTACTCTGTATCGCAAGGCATCGTGAGTGCTATCGGACGCAGTTTGCCAAACGGTGAAAACGAAAATTATGTGCCGTTTATTCAAACGGATGTTGCGATTAACCCTGGCAATTCAGGTGGTCCGTTGTTCAATTTGGTGGGTGATGTCGTAGGCATCAACTCACAAATATTCTCGCGTACCGGTGGTTCTATGGGGCTGTCATTTGCCATCCCTGCCAGCGTAGTACGCAATGTGGTCGCACAGCTGAAAGACAAAGGTTATGTCACGCGCGGTTGGTTGGTGGTTTCTATTCAAGAAGTGGATCGCTCATTGGCAGCTTCATTTGGCTTAAGTAAGCCTGAGGGGGCTTTGGTGGCACAGGTGGTTGCAGGTGGCCCAGCAGATAAGGCAGGGGTTACTGAGGGAGATATCATCATGGCTTTTGAGGGCAAGCCTGTTCTATTTGCGGAGGATTTATCACACTTGGTGGGACAAGTGACTCCCCATAGCAAAGCCGAGCTGGTGCTGGTGAGGCACGGCCAGCAGCAAACCATGCGTGTTGATGTGGGAGAGTTGTCAGATCGGCATGCCGATACCAGTCGTCGTGCTGTTCACAAAGCGCGACGCGACGACATTCAAGGTGCGCTCGGCATACAGGTCAGCCCATTGGATGCACAGCAGGCAGCGCAGTTGAATACAACGACTGGTGGCGTGCTTGTGCGAGCCATTCGTAGAGGGAGCGCGGCAGAAAAGGCGGGGCTGCAGCCGGGCGATGTAATTGTGCAGTTGGGTTTTGCCAATGTAGAGAATCCAGCGGCGCTGCAGCAGATTATCAGTAGCTTGGCGGCGGGCAGTATCCAGCCTATTCGTTTTTTTCGCGCGGGGCAGCCGATCTTTCGTTCTATCGTGATGCCATAG